From the genome of Aliarcobacter lanthieri:
GTATCAAAAGATGGATAAATTTTTATAGCAAATTCACTTTTTTCTTTTAATATAATTGCAATTTTATCTAAAGTCTCTTTTTGAATAGGAGTTATTTCGCTTTCATTTAATTCAAAGTTTACACTTTTTATCTCATCTTCACTAAAATTAAATAAAGAACCAATTAATGAGAATGGTGATGTCACTGCTTTTGTAATAAGATTAATAAGTGCTTTCCATACAATAGAACCAACTGAAAATTGTGGATCATCAACATTTCCTGAAATAGGAAGATTTATATCTATTGTATTTGAAGAATCCTCTAAAAGTGCAATAGCCAAATCAAGAGGTAAATTCATGGCATCAGGACTTTCAATTTTATTTCCTAACTCTATTTTTTTGATAAGAATATTGTTTTTAGCTTTTAAATTTGATTCAGTAATATTATAATTTAAATCTAACTCTAATTTTCCATCTTTTATTTCACGTCCTACAAACTTAGCTGTATATGGAGTAAAACTTTTCATAGAAATATTCTGAAATTTCATATTTACATCAGTTAAAATTTTAATATTATTTGGATTCACAATTCCAGTTATTTTTGCAACTCCATACTCATCAACTACACCTTTTATTTCAAGATTTGAAGTACTATTTTCTTTATTTTTAACTTCAGAAACTGTTCCATTTAATTTTGAAATAGTCGTCTTAAAAGGAAGAGGAAGATTTTTGTCTTCAAAATCAAAATTCATATCTTTAATATCAACTGGACCTAAAACAAATCTAAAAGGTTTTTTATCTACTAACTTAGTACCTTCTTCTATTTTTATTTCTTCTTCTTTTATTTTATTAGATTTTGGTAATATTATAGATAAATGAGGATTTGTTAAAGCTGTTTTTTCTATTTTAAAAAATGTTTCTTTACTTATCAATTTCTTTAAATTCAAATCTATATTTTTTGCTTCAATTTTAAGATTTGATTCTAAGTTTTCAACTTGTATTTTTGGGTCTTTATATTTAATTTCTCCAATAAGAAGAGTATCTTTTTTATATTTAAGATCTGCTAGTTGTAAATTTGCACTTTTAGTATCCACTTGTATGCTATTTGTTGCATCAAAAAAGTTTATATCTGATTTTGTAAGTTCACTACCTTTTAGTGAAATATTATTTGTTTTATCTAATAAAAAATTATTAGCTTTTAAATTTATATTCTTTGAATTTATTGATATTTTTGAATTCAATTCTTGGAAATTAAAATCATTTGTTTTTAAATTTGCTACATTAAATGAAATATCATCAAAAATAGATAATTTTGATAAGTTTAAATCAATATTTTTAGAAACTAATTTAATTTTTGAATTGTTTTCATTAAATTCTAAGCCATTTTTTGAAATAGCTATATTTCCAACATCAGTTTTTCCATTTTCTACTTTTAAATTATTTACTTTTATATTTGTTTTATTTGAATTTACATTAAAATTATTTTTAGTATCTTTATAATTTACATTTGAAGTTGATAAATTTGCATTATCTAAAAGAACTAAACTATCAACTATATGTAAACTATCAGCACTTAAATTTATAGCTTTTATTGTTAAGTTTGAATTATTTAAACTATCAATAAGATTATAATTTCCACTTAATTTAATATCCGAAAGATTAATAATCCAAGGTTGTTGCTCATCATTATTTATATCTTCTTGCGACTGAGTAGAACTATTTACTAAATTTGCAAAATTTATTCCACTTTTATCCAAGCTCATCTTTGCAACTAAATCTTGTATAAGTATATCTTCTAAATTTATAATTTGTGAATTGAAATCAAAGTATATTTTTTTAATATCAAGTTTATTTAAAGTAGCTATCTCTTTATTGTTTTGATTTAATTTTACATTATTTATATCAAGTAAATCTGTACTTAATTGCATTTTAAATCCATCTTTTAACTCAATATTATAGTTTAAAATCAAATTTAGATTTGCTTCTTTATTTAACTCAAAATTAAAAAGTTTTTTATCAAAATCTAAAATCTCTTTTATTTTTAAATCTTTTATATTTATTTGTCCATATGCTTCAAATGGATCTAGTTTTATTCCACCACCAATTTTTACAAAACTATTTTCATTTAGTATAAACTCCAGATTATTTGATGAAAGTGAATTTTTATATGTTCCAAAATCATAAATAGTATAATTAATATCTTTTAAATTTAGAGCATATTTTTGTTCATCAACTAAACTTCTATAGTCTATGTAGGCATTTTTTAATACAATCTTTGAAATAAGATATTTTATAAATTCTGTTGAATTATCTTCTATATTTTCTATTTCTTCTACTTGGTCATTATTACTATCTTTTAATAGTTCTGTAATATTGAAGATTCCTTTTTCTTTTTCTATAATATTTGCATAAATTCCATCAAGAGTAATATTTTTTACACTTAAATATCTTTTTTCAATAGATTTAAAAGGAGCAAATTGTAAAGAAAAGTTATCAAATGAAATTACATATTCATCTATTGATTCATCAACTAAAGCAAAATGATCTACTTCTATATATAAAGTCAAAGGATTAAAATATATTTTTTCAATTTTTGTCTTTGTTGTAAGAAGTTCATCTAGATTTTTAATAATTTGATTTTTAGCAATATAAGGAACTAAAAAAAATCCAGCAAGAGTATAAACTACAATTAAAGATATTAAAGTATAAAAAATAATTCTTAAAGTTTTCATAAAATCTCTTCGATGAAGTATCTATTATTTTTTTCTTTAATTGTAAGCTCTGTATCAAAAGTAATACTTAAATTCTCACTAGTTAAAATATCTTCTTTTTTCCCTATTTTATAAATTGTATTATTATAAATTAAAGCAACATTTTCTATTTCTTCAAAAACTTCTTCAAGGTGATGAGTTACTATTATAATTGTTGAATTTATAGAAAGTTTTTTTAATGTTTTTATAAAATTTATTTGAGCTTTTATATCCAGTCCAACTGTTGGTTCATCTAAAATAAATGCTTTTGGATCATGTATTAAAGCTCTACCTATTATACATTTTCTTAATTGTCCTGTACTCATAGCAGATACTTTTTTATATCTTAAATCTTCAATCTCTAAAAAAGCCATAACTTCTTTTGCTTTTTCTATCTGCTCTTTTGTAAAATCTTGATGAGTAAAAATTCCAACAGAACTATAATATCCACTTAAAACAACTCCAAAACCATTTAGATATCCAGCTTCTCTTTCAAAAGTATTATGTAAATCATTAGTAATTATTCCTAACTCTTTTCTTAATTCAAAAATAGAATATCTACTTTTACCAAAAATCTCTTTTTTAAACTCTTTTGTATGTCTTGGATAAATTTGTGATTGAATTAACTTCATTAAAGTTGATTTTCCACTTCCATTTGCACCTAGTATTGCAAAGTGTTCTTTATCTTTAATTTTTAGATTTAAATCTTTTAATATTATATTCTCATCGTATCCTACATCTATATTTTCAAAGTCAATTATATACATTTTATATCCTTATTTAGGGGCTTGTTTATTTTATAATAAATAAACTAACTATTTAATTAAGCATTTTAATAGTACAATTTTCCCGAAATTTTTTTGTTTGATCTACATACAAAAAAACTTACTACTTACAAAAGGAGCGTTTAGCATGAATAATCAAATTAAAGTTGCAATTGTTGGATACGGAAATTTAGGAAGAGGTGTTGAACTTTCTATTTTAAAAAATCCTGATATGAGTTTAGTGGCGGTTTTTTCAAGAAGAGACCCAAAAAGTGTAACTACGATAAATACTCCTGTATATTCTTTAGATAATATTTTAGATTTTAAAGAAAAGATAGATGTTTTAATTTTATGTGGTGGTTCAAAAGATGATTTACCTATTCAAGGACCAAAATATGCAGAGCATTTTAATGTAGTAGATAGCTATGATAATCATGCTGAAATCCCAGCATACTTTGCAAGTGTTGATAAATCTTGCCAAAAAAATAAAACTATAGGAATGATTTCAATTGGTTGGGATCCTGGAATGTTCTCAATAAATAGAATCTATGGAGAAGCTCTTTTACCTGATGGTGATACATATACATTTTGGGGAAAAGGTTTAAGCCAAGGACATTCTGATGCAATAAGAAGAGTTGAAGGTGTAAAAGCTGGAGTTCAATATACAATTCCATCTAATGAAGCTATTGAAAAAGTAAGAAGTGGAATTAGACCAAATTTAACTACAAAACAAAAACATGCAAGAGAGTGTTTTATTGTATTAAAAGATGGTGTAGATGCTAAAAAAGTGGAAAATGAAATAAAAACTATGCCAAACTATTTTGAACCTTATGATACTACTGTAAATTTCATAAGCCAAGAAGAGTTTGACAAAAATCACAATACAATGCCTCATGGAGGATTTGTAATTAGAAGTGGAAAATCAAGCGACAATGTAAATCAAGTAATTGAATATGCTTTAAAACTTGATAGTAATCCAGAATTTACTGCTAGTGTACTTGTTGCTTATGCAAGAGCTACATATAGAATGTCTAAAAAAGGTGAATTTGGAGCAAAAACAGTATTTGATGTAGCACCAATTCTTTTATCGCCAAAATCTTCTCAAGACTTGATAAAAGAACTTTTATAATTTATTAAACTAAGGCTTTTGCCTTAGCTTTTTATATAGCAATTCCTTGCATTTTTATATCTATTTTATGATTTAATTCATCTAATCTAAACTCTTTTTGTTTTATTTGTGTTTCAAGACTAGTAATAGTTGTACCTTTTAATGATATTGTATTATTTAGACTATCTAAAATATCTTCTTTGATTAAAACCTGAGATATCAAATCGTCTAAATCATTCTCTTTTTGTTTTATTCTATTTACAATATCGTTTAAAGCATGATATTGTTCAGCTAATTTTAGACTTAATTCCTCTAACTCAATCTCTTTTGAAGCAACTTGAGTATTTATATCAAGTAAATTTTGATTTCTTATATTTATTTGATTATCTAAATTTTTTAAATCTTCTTCATTTAAATTATTAATGGTATTTGATATTTTTTGAGGAGCATAATCCATTTTTAAAATTTGTGCAACAAATTTAAGCCTTTCAACCATATCTTTTTTTTGCATTCTTGCATTTCTTCCAAGTTTAAAATCAAACATTGAAAAAATAGCATGAGCATGTGGAGTTAAGACTTTATTAAATTCATTTATATTAACCAATATTGTAAAGTCTTCATTTTTTTTACCATTACTACTATCTGAAGTAATAAACCAATCATTTCCTTTTTTTAGGATATTTTTATTAGGATAGTAATTTCTACCATCTTTTTGAAAATATCCTTCATCTTTATGTATTGTAAGATTTATTAATTCATGTCCCCCAAATTTCTGTTTTAATTCAAAAAATAAATCAATAATATCATCTTCTTGATGATCTTCATTTATTGATATTATTGCCTCTTGAAATAAATTAAAAATAGCACTTTTTTGCATATTTTGTTTTATTTTTTCTTTATAAATATTTTGTGCTTTTGACAAGAACTCATCATATTCATAAAATTTTTTAAAATAGTTATTACTACAATTTACAATAATTGCACAGCTAAATCCATTCAACCTTTGAGTATGAATATCTGTATTTTGTGTTACTTTATCAACACTAAAAGAAGCTTTTCCCATAATTTAATCCTTATTGTTTCCTGTGGTGCTACATAGCACTATTAATTCTAACTTAAAGTATCTTAAAAGTTTGCTTAAAATAAAAAAATAATTATAAGAATTTGTAAAATATAGGTAATAAAGTAAAGATATAATCTTTACTTTATGTTTTTAAATAGTTTTTGAGAATCTTCTTTTATCTTCAGGAATTTTATTTAGATATGCATCAAATGGCATACAAATATTTCTTATTAGCATAGTTCCAGTGGGAAAAACTTCAATTTTTTCATCATTTATTTTTATAAGTTCTGCATCTTCAAACTCTTTTAATAAAAGTAGGGCATCACTAAAATAATCTTTAAAATTTATTTTAAATTCATTTTCAACTCTTTTTATATTTAAAGAAAAGTTACTCATAAGCTCCATAATAACAAATTGTCTAAGAATGTCATCATCTGAAAGCTTATATCCTTTAAATACTGGTAAATCACCATTATCAATAGCTTTTTCCCAAGAATCTAAATCTTTAAAATTTTGTGCATAATAATCAACACCATTTCCAATAGAAGTTAGTCCAATACCTATTAAATCTGCACCACCTTTAGTTGTATATCCTTGGAAATTTCTATGCAGTTCACCTTTCTCAATGGCTTTAAACAGTTCATCTTCTGGCTTAGCAAAGTGATCCATTCCTACCATTTTATAACCATTTGATATAAAAAAGTCTATAGTATCTTTTAACATTTCAAGTTTAACTTCTGGAGTTGGAAATGTTGTTTCATCAAATTTCCTCATAGTTTTCATAAGCCAAGGAACATGTGCATAATTAAATACAGCAAATCTATCTGTATTTAATGTAACCATTTGTTCTAAAGTCTTCTTAAAACTTTCTCTTGTTTGATATGGTAAACCATAAATTAAATCTGTATTTATAGAGTTTATTCCAGCATTTCTTGCAATATTTATAACATTTTGTGTTAGTTGAAAAGGTTGTATTCTATGAATAGTTTTTTGTACATCCTCATCCAAATCTTGAACTCCAAAACTAAGTCTATTACAGCCTCCATCTTTTAGAACATTCATATGTTCAACTGTAAAAAATCTAGGATCTACTTCACAAGATATTTCAGCATCAGAACTAAAGTTTGGGAAAATCTCTTTTATAGCAATAATTACTTCCTTTAATTGAGAAGGAGAGAAGAATGTTGGAGTTCCACCACCAAAGTGCATTTGAGTTACAACTCTTTTTGTATTTAAATGGTTTTTTAGTATATTTAACTCTTTTTTTAAATATTCAATATATTTCTCTTTTTTATCTTCTTTTGAAGTAAATATCGTATTACAACCACAAAAATAACAGGCACTTCTACAAAAAGGCATATGAATATAAAGAGATAATGCTCTTTCATCACTTTGGTTTTTATAAAACTCTTTTAAATCTTCTTGTGTAAAACTTTCACTAAACTCAGGAGCAGTTGGATATGAAGTATATCTTGGTCCTGGTTTTGAATATTTTACAAATTTTGCAAAATCTATCATTTAATTATTTCTCATCTCTTTTTCTATCTAGCCAAACCATAACAGCTTTTTGTGCATGAAGTCTATTCTCAGCTTCCTCAAAAATACGACTTTGACTTCCTTCAAGTACACTTGAGCTCACTTCATATTCTCTATAAGCTGGTAAACAATGTAAAAATATTGCATTTTCTTTTGCTAATTTCATCATATCTTCATTAACCATATATCCAGCAAAATCTTTTATTCTTTTCTCTTTTTCAGCCTCTTGTCCCATTGAAATCCAAGTATCAGTTGTAACAACTGTAGCATCTTTTACAGCTATTTTTGGATCAAAGCTAATAGATATTTTTGCACCACTTTTTTTAGCTTCATTTAAAGCATTTTCTAAAACATCACTATCTACTTGATAATCTTTTGGAGTTGCAATTCTTAATTCAAATCCAAGTTTAGCTGCAAGATTTAACCAAGAATGTGCCATATTATTACCATCTCCAATATAAGCAACAACTAAATCTTTATCTAAACCTTCTTCCATAATTGTAAGATAATCAGCTAATAATTGAACTGGGTGAAATTTATCTGTAAGTCCATTTATAACTGGAACTTTAGAATATTTGGCAAAATCTTCAAGTTTTTCTTGCTCAAAAGTTCTAATCATTACCATATCAACCATTCTTGAAATTACTCTGGCTGTATCACTCATAGGTTCACCACGACCTAGCTGAATATCATTTGATGATAAAAACAATCCAATTCCACCTAGTTGATAAATACCAGTTTCAAAAGATACTCTTGTTCTAGTAGAACTTTTTTCAAATATCATACCTAAAACTTTTTTAGGCATATAATCTTTAAATTCTCTTCTTTTTGTTTCATCTTTTATCTGTCTTGCTAAAGAAAGTATTTCTAAAATCTCATCTTTTTTATAGTCAATTAAGCTTAAGAAGTGTCGCATAATGATTTCCTTATATTGATTGAAAGCAAACATTTTATTTAATTTATCTTTTATAAACACTTAAAAACAACATTAAATCTATTTTAAAAGTATCATAAAATGACACTTTTGTGACAAAACTAGTTACCAACTATTAAGATCTTCTTACATAAACTTTTAAAATTAAGAAAGGATAAAAAATGATTGATTATATTTTAAAAAGAGATGGATCAAAACAAAAGTTTGAAGCTTTTAAAATTGAAGATGCAATAAAAAAAGCTTTTAAAAGTGTAAATATTAAATATGATAAAGAAGCTTTTTTCTCAGTATTATTTCAAATAAAATCAAAAAGTATAAAAGAAGTTGAAAATATACAAGATTTAATAGAAAAAGAACTTTATAAAATTGGATATTTTGATGTTATGAAAAGTTTTATGCTATATAGACATCTTCATAAAATTCAAAGAGAACAGATTTTAGGCTTAAATGATGATACAACTTATATAAATTCAACTCAAACAATTCAAGAATATATAAATGGTGAAGATTGGAGAATAAAAGCAAACTCAAATACAGGATATTCTCATGCAGGACTTATAAACAACAGTGCTGGAAAAATAATAGCAAACTATTGGCTTGATAAAATTTATACAAAAGAACAAGGTTATGCACATAGAAATGCAGATATTCATATTCATGATTTAGATTGTTTGAGTGCTTATTGTGCTGGTTGGAGTTTAAGAGTTCTTTTAGATGAAGGGTTTAATGAAGTTCGTGGAAGAGTAGAAAGTTTTGCTCCAAATCATTTTAGAGAAGCCTTAGGACAAATGGCAAATTTTTTAGGAATACTTCAAAGTGAATGGGCTGGTGCTCAAGCTTTTAGTTCTTTTGATACTTATTTAGCTCCTTACGTATTTAAGGATCAATTAGAATTCAAAGATATAAAAAAAGCTATTCGTAGTTTTATTTATAATTTAAATGTTCCAGCACGTTGGGGGCAAAGTCCTTTTACAAATATTACTATTGATTGGACTATTCCAAATGATTTAAAAGATCAAATACCAACTCGTCACCAAAAACATCTTTTATTAAACATATCAGATAATAATCTTTTAAAAGAGGCTAAAAATAGGGGAGTTAATACTCTAGAAGAACTAACATATAAGCATTTTCAAAAAGAGATGAATCAAATTAATAAAGCATATTATGAAATAATGACAGAAGGTGATAAAACTGGTCAGCCATTTACTTTTCCAATACCCACAGTAAATATAACTGAAGATTTTGATTGGGAAGGTGAAAATATAGATATTTTATTTGAAAATACAGCAAAAATAGGAAGTAGTTACTTTCAAAATTTTATAGGAAGTCAATACAAGAAAGATGAAAATGGTAATTTAGTAGTAAATGAAGAAGCTTATAAACCTGGTCATGTAAGAAGTATGTGTTGTAGACTTCAATTAGATTTAAGAGAACTTTTAAAAAGAGGTGGTGGTCTTTTCGGAAGTGCTGAAATGACTGGAAGCATTGGAGTAGTAACTATAAATATGGCTAGGCTTGGATATTTATATAAAAATGATATCAAAGGTTTATATAATAGAATTGAAGAGCTTATGGATTTAGCAAAAGATAGTTTGGAAAAGAAAAGAATTTTTGTACAAAATATGTATGATAGAGGTCTTTATCCTTATACAAAAAGATATTTGCCTCACTTTAATAATCACTTTTCAACTATTGGTATAAATGGTATGAACGAAATGTTAAAAAACTTTTTTGAAGATGAAAGCATAGATTTATCTACATCAAAAGGGATTGATTTTACATTAGAATTATTAGATTTTATGCGAGCAAAAATGGTTGAATATCAAGAAAGAACTGGAAATTTATATAACCTTGAAGCAACTCCAGCAGAAGGAACAACTTATAGATTTGCAAAAGAGGATAAAAAAAGATACAAAGATATTATCCAATCTGGATTTGAAAAAAACATTTACTATACAAACTCTTCTCAACTACCAGTAGATTTTACAGATGATCCCTTTGAAGCTTTAGAATTACAAGATAATTTACAATGCAAATATACAGGAGGAACAGTTCTTCATCTATATATGAAAGAACAAGTTTCAAGTATTCAAGCTTGTAAAAAATTAGTAAAAAATGTGATAACAAACTTTAGATTACCATATATTACTATAACACCACTGTTTTCAGTTTGTCCTAAACATGGTTATTTAACTGGAGAATACGAGTATTGCCCAAAATGTGATAATGAAATTTTAGAAAAGGAATTAGAAAATGGAAAAAATAAAATTGCTTGAGAAAAATATAGAAAAAAGAACTAAATGTATAGTATATACTAGGGTTATGGGATACCATAGACCAGTTGAAAGTTTCAATATAGGAAAAAAAGGTGAACACAAACAAAGAGTTAAATTTACTGAACCAAAAAATTGTTTATGATTTTACAAGGTTTACAACAACAGATTATGTAGGTGAAATATCCTGCATAGTTTGGCATATATCTTGTAATCTTAGATGCAGTTATTGTTATAATGATAATATAGTTTTTGCTAAACAAGGCTTATATACGCATAATGATATTTTAGAGTTTTTAAATAAAAGAAAGAGCCTTTTAACCGCTGTTGTATTATCTGGAGGAGAAGCTACTATTCATAATTTAGTATATTTCTGCGAAAAGATTAAAAAATTAGGATTTAAAATAAAACTTGATACAAATGGAATAAATTTTAAATCTATAAAAGAGCTTATTTCTAAAAATCTTATTGATTTTATAGCAATAGATTTTAAAGCTCCAAAATATAAATTTAAACTTATAACAAAAAAAGATGATTATGAGAAGATGTTAAAGACAATAAAATATCTTTTAAAAATAGATTT
Proteins encoded in this window:
- the hemN gene encoding oxygen-independent coproporphyrinogen III oxidase, with the translated sequence MIDFAKFVKYSKPGPRYTSYPTAPEFSESFTQEDLKEFYKNQSDERALSLYIHMPFCRSACYFCGCNTIFTSKEDKKEKYIEYLKKELNILKNHLNTKRVVTQMHFGGGTPTFFSPSQLKEVIIAIKEIFPNFSSDAEISCEVDPRFFTVEHMNVLKDGGCNRLSFGVQDLDEDVQKTIHRIQPFQLTQNVINIARNAGINSINTDLIYGLPYQTRESFKKTLEQMVTLNTDRFAVFNYAHVPWLMKTMRKFDETTFPTPEVKLEMLKDTIDFFISNGYKMVGMDHFAKPEDELFKAIEKGELHRNFQGYTTKGGADLIGIGLTSIGNGVDYYAQNFKDLDSWEKAIDNGDLPVFKGYKLSDDDILRQFVIMELMSNFSLNIKRVENEFKINFKDYFSDALLLLKEFEDAELIKINDEKIEVFPTGTMLIRNICMPFDAYLNKIPEDKRRFSKTI
- a CDS encoding coiled-coil domain-containing protein codes for the protein MGKASFSVDKVTQNTDIHTQRLNGFSCAIIVNCSNNYFKKFYEYDEFLSKAQNIYKEKIKQNMQKSAIFNLFQEAIISINEDHQEDDIIDLFFELKQKFGGHELINLTIHKDEGYFQKDGRNYYPNKNILKKGNDWFITSDSSNGKKNEDFTILVNINEFNKVLTPHAHAIFSMFDFKLGRNARMQKKDMVERLKFVAQILKMDYAPQKISNTINNLNEEDLKNLDNQINIRNQNLLDINTQVASKEIELEELSLKLAEQYHALNDIVNRIKQKENDLDDLISQVLIKEDILDSLNNTISLKGTTITSLETQIKQKEFRLDELNHKIDIKMQGIAI
- a CDS encoding anaerobic ribonucleoside-triphosphate reductase activating protein encodes the protein MNTNKELNLLNQKIVYDFTRFTTTDYVGEISCIVWHISCNLRCSYCYNDNIVFAKQGLYTHNDILEFLNKRKSLLTAVVLSGGEATIHNLVYFCEKIKKLGFKIKLDTNGINFKSIKELISKNLIDFIAIDFKAPKYKFKLITKKDDYEKMLKTIKYLLKIDFPFEIRTTINRDILDENDINEIINTIYCLGYNNIYYIQNFLQTKSNIGNITQNMVLNRSLIDDSKLTINYRN
- the argF gene encoding ornithine carbamoyltransferase, which gives rise to MRHFLSLIDYKKDEILEILSLARQIKDETKRREFKDYMPKKVLGMIFEKSSTRTRVSFETGIYQLGGIGLFLSSNDIQLGRGEPMSDTARVISRMVDMVMIRTFEQEKLEDFAKYSKVPVINGLTDKFHPVQLLADYLTIMEEGLDKDLVVAYIGDGNNMAHSWLNLAAKLGFELRIATPKDYQVDSDVLENALNEAKKSGAKISISFDPKIAVKDATVVTTDTWISMGQEAEKEKRIKDFAGYMVNEDMMKLAKENAIFLHCLPAYREYEVSSSVLEGSQSRIFEEAENRLHAQKAVMVWLDRKRDEK
- a CDS encoding ribonucleoside triphosphate reductase: MIDYILKRDGSKQKFEAFKIEDAIKKAFKSVNIKYDKEAFFSVLFQIKSKSIKEVENIQDLIEKELYKIGYFDVMKSFMLYRHLHKIQREQILGLNDDTTYINSTQTIQEYINGEDWRIKANSNTGYSHAGLINNSAGKIIANYWLDKIYTKEQGYAHRNADIHIHDLDCLSAYCAGWSLRVLLDEGFNEVRGRVESFAPNHFREALGQMANFLGILQSEWAGAQAFSSFDTYLAPYVFKDQLEFKDIKKAIRSFIYNLNVPARWGQSPFTNITIDWTIPNDLKDQIPTRHQKHLLLNISDNNLLKEAKNRGVNTLEELTYKHFQKEMNQINKAYYEIMTEGDKTGQPFTFPIPTVNITEDFDWEGENIDILFENTAKIGSSYFQNFIGSQYKKDENGNLVVNEEAYKPGHVRSMCCRLQLDLRELLKRGGGLFGSAEMTGSIGVVTINMARLGYLYKNDIKGLYNRIEELMDLAKDSLEKKRIFVQNMYDRGLYPYTKRYLPHFNNHFSTIGINGMNEMLKNFFEDESIDLSTSKGIDFTLELLDFMRAKMVEYQERTGNLYNLEATPAEGTTYRFAKEDKKRYKDIIQSGFEKNIYYTNSSQLPVDFTDDPFEALELQDNLQCKYTGGTVLHLYMKEQVSSIQACKKLVKNVITNFRLPYITITPLFSVCPKHGYLTGEYEYCPKCDNEILEKELENGKNKIA
- a CDS encoding DUF748 domain-containing protein, which codes for MKTLRIIFYTLISLIVVYTLAGFFLVPYIAKNQIIKNLDELLTTKTKIEKIYFNPLTLYIEVDHFALVDESIDEYVISFDNFSLQFAPFKSIEKRYLSVKNITLDGIYANIIEKEKGIFNITELLKDSNNDQVEEIENIEDNSTEFIKYLISKIVLKNAYIDYRSLVDEQKYALNLKDINYTIYDFGTYKNSLSSNNLEFILNENSFVKIGGGIKLDPFEAYGQINIKDLKIKEILDFDKKLFNFELNKEANLNLILNYNIELKDGFKMQLSTDLLDINNVKLNQNNKEIATLNKLDIKKIYFDFNSQIINLEDILIQDLVAKMSLDKSGINFANLVNSSTQSQEDINNDEQQPWIINLSDIKLSGNYNLIDSLNNSNLTIKAINLSADSLHIVDSLVLLDNANLSTSNVNYKDTKNNFNVNSNKTNIKVNNLKVENGKTDVGNIAISKNGLEFNENNSKIKLVSKNIDLNLSKLSIFDDISFNVANLKTNDFNFQELNSKISINSKNINLKANNFLLDKTNNISLKGSELTKSDINFFDATNSIQVDTKSANLQLADLKYKKDTLLIGEIKYKDPKIQVENLESNLKIEAKNIDLNLKKLISKETFFKIEKTALTNPHLSIILPKSNKIKEEEIKIEEGTKLVDKKPFRFVLGPVDIKDMNFDFEDKNLPLPFKTTISKLNGTVSEVKNKENSTSNLEIKGVVDEYGVAKITGIVNPNNIKILTDVNMKFQNISMKSFTPYTAKFVGREIKDGKLELDLNYNITESNLKAKNNILIKKIELGNKIESPDAMNLPLDLAIALLEDSSNTIDINLPISGNVDDPQFSVGSIVWKALINLITKAVTSPFSLIGSLFNFSEDEIKSVNFELNESEITPIQKETLDKIAIILKEKSEFAIKIYPSFDTKKEKGSTGKQRVENIKDYLVKEKSIDEKQVIIDFNIAKSNKNIDLNIEKIK
- a CDS encoding diaminopimelate dehydrogenase; this encodes MNNQIKVAIVGYGNLGRGVELSILKNPDMSLVAVFSRRDPKSVTTINTPVYSLDNILDFKEKIDVLILCGGSKDDLPIQGPKYAEHFNVVDSYDNHAEIPAYFASVDKSCQKNKTIGMISIGWDPGMFSINRIYGEALLPDGDTYTFWGKGLSQGHSDAIRRVEGVKAGVQYTIPSNEAIEKVRSGIRPNLTTKQKHARECFIVLKDGVDAKKVENEIKTMPNYFEPYDTTVNFISQEEFDKNHNTMPHGGFVIRSGKSSDNVNQVIEYALKLDSNPEFTASVLVAYARATYRMSKKGEFGAKTVFDVAPILLSPKSSQDLIKELL
- a CDS encoding ABC transporter ATP-binding protein; protein product: MYIIDFENIDVGYDENIILKDLNLKIKDKEHFAILGANGSGKSTLMKLIQSQIYPRHTKEFKKEIFGKSRYSIFELRKELGIITNDLHNTFEREAGYLNGFGVVLSGYYSSVGIFTHQDFTKEQIEKAKEVMAFLEIEDLRYKKVSAMSTGQLRKCIIGRALIHDPKAFILDEPTVGLDIKAQINFIKTLKKLSINSTIIIVTHHLEEVFEEIENVALIYNNTIYKIGKKEDILTSENLSITFDTELTIKEKNNRYFIEEIL
- the nrdD gene encoding anaerobic ribonucleoside-triphosphate reductase, whose amino-acid sequence is MEKIKLLEKNIEKRTKCIVYTRVMGYHRPVESFNIGKKGEHKQRVKFTEPKNCL